caaatccagacaatcacatttgtctgatttggaaagaatttatttgcatattatggtggaaaataagtattttgtcaccttcaaacaagcaagatttctggctctcacagacctgtatctttttctttaagacgctcctctgtcctccactcatttcctgtattaatggcacctgtttgaacttgttatcagtattaaagacacctgtccacaacctcaaacaatcacactccaaactctactatgctgaagaccaaagagctgtcgaaggacaccagaaacaaaattgtagccctgcaccaggctgggaagactgaatctgcagtaggcaagcagcttggtgtgaagaaatcaactgtgggagcgataattagaaaatggaagacatacaagaccactgataatctccatcgatttggggctccacgcaagatctcaccctatggggtcaaaatgatcacaagaacggtgagcaaacatcccagaaccacatggggggacctagtgaatgacctgctgagagctgggaccaacgtaacaaaggctaccatcagtaacacactacgccgccaaggactcggatcctgcagtgccagatgtgtcccccctgcttaagccagtatatgTCCGGGCTCGTCTgatcatttggatgatccagaagcggattgggagaatgtcatatggtcagatgaaaccaaagtagaactgtttggtagaaacacaactcgtcgtgtttggaggagagagaatgctgagttgccaccaaagaacaccatacctactttgaagcatgggggtggcaacatcatcctttggggttgtttctctgcaaaggaaacaggacgactgatccgtgtacatgaaagaatgaatggggccatgtatcttgagattttgagtgcaaacctccttccatcagcaagggcattgaagatgaaacgtggctgtgtctttcagcatgacaatgatcccaaacacaccgcccgggcaacgaaggagtggcttcgtaagaagcatttcaaggtcctggagtggcctagccagtctccagatctcaaccccatagaaaacctttggagggagttgaaagtccgtgttgcccagcgacagccccaaaacatcactgctctaaaggagatctgcatgcaggaatgggccaacataccagcaacagtgtgtgacaaccttgtgaaggctTACAGacaacgtttgacctctgtcattgccaacaaaggatatataacaaagtattgagatgaacttttgatattgaccaaatacattctttccaaatgtgattgtctgtatttgtttccacattttgtctctcatagttgaggtatacctatgatgaaaattacaggcctctctcatcttcttaagtgggagaacttgcacaattggtggctgactaaatacatttttgccccactgtacatacacttatacacaccttttgagtccttcccagtcatTTTCATATACTATGTCTTTTAACGCCTTTTTTATATTAAACAtggtttttatttaaaatttttatatatgagtataatacttttattttaaatgttttgtttttttaacccttacactttacttcaggcctTAGGTCGTGATAAGTCTTCTAGTGCTATtttataactttaaacttgtaatatgagctataTTTATCACTGTTGCAATCTCCATTAAAATGACAGGACATGCTAAAGATATGTTGGCTGcgttaaaccttctctggtaaatctattTTACCTTGGACTTGTAGTTTTAATTTGTGTGCTTATTTTAGCATGCTCCAGTGATATTGCACCCTGCACTAtaattattgctccacttgtaatctgggtataTCTGGTATTTTTCAAATAGTTTAAAATGTTGGTCTAAATTGTAAAACTTTTTCAAGTCGAAATTGTGTCATGATgttaacattatagaaaataatatttGATGTCTTAAAATTTGGTAAACAGAGAATTTGTCTATAAATCTGTTTTATAAACaagataaatatattttaagtctttaaaaaataaaataaatcctattgtTTGTAATTTAACATAATTCTATGTCACTAGATAGTGAAAGATTTGTGATAAATGATCATTTAAATAGtcttgaaaatgttttttgttatgCTGGGGTAGCTATTTAAagcttttaaataaacaaaactgattattttttaaacacatttagtAAAACTAAGGTAGTTTCAGATGAAAGGTGTTTTACTTCTTAATTGCTATAtagcgtttatttgttgttttttgctaATATTAGGATAGTTGTCTGTTAGGTTAGAGATTTTCTAAAATTGATTCTTATGTGTTTTGCTGCATTTCTCCAATATTTGGATCTGAGatcttctaaaaatatatttgttatatgaattgtttaatgtttgattaaaaaaaaattctaaatattctTTAATGGCTAGTAaaccacccttaaagggacactgaacctaaatgttttctttcgtgattcagatagagcatgaaattttaagcaactttctaatttactactattatcaaattttcttcattctcttggtatctttatttgaaatgcaagaatgtaagtttagatgtcagtccttttttggtgatcaacctgggttgttcttgctgattggtggatacattcatccaccaataaaaaaaagtgctgtctggagttctaaaccaaaaaaaagcttagatgccttctttttcaaattaagacagcaagaaaataaagaaaaattgataataggagtaaattagaaagttgcttaaaattgcatgctctatctgaatcacgaaagaaaaaatttgggttcagtgtccctttaagtattagcatGAAAGGTGTAGGGTTCCCAGTCTTAGTCTTGGTAGAACAGTTAAATAGTCCTCAAAATATAATTATGTCATTAATAACTAACATTAATCCCATTGTATTTCTTAACAGGTGAATTTACAAATTGCAGTAATCCTAGTCCAAACCATGGTGAAACTACAAATACTGGTTTCAATCTTCTTCACAATCATGGAAGCAACATGGGAAATTTATGTTCTGAATATGGGAACATTTTTACCAGAAAATCCAATCTTTTAAGACTTCAAAAAATTCATgctggagagaaagcattttcatgttctgaatgcggGAAATGTTTTGCTTGGAAATCAAATCTTgctacacatcagaaaattcatacaggagagaaagcattttcatgttctgaatgtgggaaatgttttgttctgaaatcacatcttattagacatcagaaaattcatacaggagagaaagcatttgcaTGTTCTGATTGTGGGAAACTTTTTGCTCTTAAATCAACTCTTATTATACATCAGAAAAtgcatacaggagaaaaagcattttcatgttctgaatgtgggaaatgttttgctcggaATTCCATTCTAATTACACATAAGAAAATTCAcgcaggagagaaagcattttcatgttctgaatgtgggaagtgttttactgagaaatcaactcttattagacatcagacaattcatacaggagagaaagcattttcatgttctgactgtgggaaatgttttgctctgaaatcaaatcttattagacatcagaaaaatcatacaggggagaaagcatttttatgttctgattgtgggaagtgttttactgaaaaatcaactcttattagacatcagaaaattcatacaggagagaaagcattttcatgttcagaATGTAGGAAGTGTTTTACtgagaaatcaactcttattacacatcagaaaactcatacaggagagaaagcattttcatgttctgaatgtggaaaatgtttcacTCGCAAAGAAAATTTTGTTCTTCATCAAAAACTCCATACAGGAGAGAGAGGATttccatgttctgaatgtggaaaaagtTTTTCTCAGAAGTTACAACTTATTGCGCATCAGAGACTTCATATGGGAGAGAAAGAATTCTCCAGTCATACACAGGGCAAACCCCTACGTTAACATCAAAAGTGCAAGAGCCTTTAAAAAGCCCTTATCTAGTTTGGGATAGTCACCCTAGCTGCATAAATACATTGtgctgaaatataacaaaaaatagttTTGATTTCTAATTATAAATTTTTATGAAAACTCTTTCATACAGGCGGTGAGACTCCATGAcccatttgattcttcagtgagaggggttctcagagtgGACGCCAATTTCGGCTCAGAGTACAGTAATTTTTGGAGGGATATATATTATGTAGTGGCATATTTTTCACCTATTGgaatttagtcacaagcctttccacaggtgtcgcagggacttgtcctttgcctatACCTGTTGGTTcgtcaatatactcctattccagatcctctgcttttatgtttcagcactggttttggcATTCTACTGGTTCCATAGTAGTTGTAGCATGCCTAATGTTAagtactatattttttattatttggcactctataagcctcttaggttattgttatatatttattatatatgtatatgaccttgggacatttataaatatttttaaagtaatttcttctttaaaaaaaactttatgtattTGTTATTATGCTTCATATTTTCCTTCATGTACATGTTTTAAAGCTTACGGGCATTTCACTGACGTATTTTTTAAACACTTCCCAAGTTCTtcgtgtatgtatatttttttgatGCACGTTGAGGTACGCCAGCTTTCGGGCCTGCGTGCATCAGTGCGATAGCGTATGTTTTAGCCATATTGACATTAGCTTCCTCTCATAAGTACGCTATATGGATACCAGGTGTCCTGAGTATTACCACATCTCTGCTTTAATGATTTTTGAATTTGCATATTTTTAAGAGCTTCTTTCAGAGGGGGTGTTTCCCTTTCTTCAAGAGCTATTTTAATGGGGATATTACTCTTTAAGCTATATGCATGCTTGTTTGTGTTTGCACTTAAATTCAGTATTAGTTTCCTGCAGTTATGGAGTcttctgtccctaaatctgcctTAAAAGCTGGTGTATCTAAACACTTTCCTACTAGTGTTAAATCTTTGTATTGTAAACAAGCTGAGGTTTTAATTCCGGCAAACGTATGCAATAAATGCGTTCATATTTGAATGCATTCtgatctaatgctgctcttgcttctaaaggtgttactgctccttctgtttgttccttacaggagAATCCTACTGGTTTAACTCCTGAAGTCAAGGATTTTATTCGATTTAATGTGTTTGAAATGTTGGCGGCCATGCCTACTTCAAGTAagagtaaaaggtcagttcagaatttaccttcaaCTAGTTATAAGCCTGCTGTTTCTAGTCATGAAGCTGCTATGTCCTCAGAAGGAGAGATTGTTTCTGATGATCTTGGATCTACCTCTGAACATGAATCTGAAACAtccacttatttgtttaaaattgagcatatttgttcacttttaaaaataaattttgccTACTTTGGAGGTTAAAGATCTTAAAGTAGATGAAGATAAGCCCGTTAATTATTAAAATACTGTTTTTATACTTGTGAATAAATCCCCAGATATATTTTCTATGCCCGATGTGGCCTCTGAAATTATTTCCAGAGATTGGGCTAAAACAGGTATtcattttaatccttctgcaaggtttaaaaaaatgtatcctttaccagctTCTAATATTGTGCTTTGGGAATATATTCCCAAAGTGGGTGGGGCCATTTATactctggctaaatgtactactattcctttggaagatagttcttgctttaaagaccctttagataggaagcttgaattctTCCATAGGAGGACTTTTCTGCAAGCAGGTTATCTTTTTTGCGCAGCAATTTCTATTGCTGAAGTAGCCGCTGTTTTCTTTTTGGTTAGTTTTTCTGGCCAGTTTGTGGACgattctgctagtgaagattttttttttaaatcttttggaGTTGTTAAAATCACCTTGATGCTTTTATTTGTGATATTTttgacatcattaaagggacagtctagtataaattaaactttcattattcagttaggacttttaattttaatcaactttccaatttactttaatcatcaaattttcttttttctcttggtatgcttagtttaaactaaacctaggtaggctcatatgctaatttctaagcctttgagggctgcctcttatcacatgctttttaaatcttttcaacacaaagagacagaaagtacacatgggccatatagataacactgtgttcaggcacggggttatttaagatttagcacaaaacaatgctaaatgcaagacaatagataataaacagtcacagtcatgtgatcagggggctggaagaaggctcctagatacaaggtaatcacagaggtaaaaagtatattaatataactgtgttggttatgcaaaactggggaatgggtaataaagggattatctatcttttaaaacaataacaattctatgatagactgtccctttaagattagtgataaaagtatgtctttgGAAGTACTTTCTAGAAGTGCTTTATGGGTTTAAGACTTGGtcagctgatatggtttctaaatccaggatTTTATCCCTTTCTTTTCAGGTAAATATGttatttggttctggtttggattctattatctctactgtgACTAGAGGTAAATGAGCTTTTTTCATCAGGGACAATAAGTCCAAGGGTTAATTTAAAGTTCCTaacatttttgttcctttttcaaGTTTAAAGTTTGCATGAAGGTGCAACCCCTGATTTAGAAAGCTTGGTTTCtttctgttcaggatccctgggttataAATATACTCTCACAAGGGTTTTGAATAGGTTTCAGAGCAACGCCTCCCAGAGGAAAGTTTCTTTATGTCCAATGTTCTGAGAAATCCTGAGAAGGCTCAGGCCTTTTTTTTTTAGTGAGGTTTGAATTTAGAATCTATGGAAGTGATTGttcctttttttaaatgttggATGGTGTTTTATTCCAaacttttcattgttccaaagaaggagggaactttcagaccagttctggaaccATAGGCTCTAAACACATTTCTCATAGTCCCTACTTTTAAAATGGAGACTGTTcgaactattctaccttttgttcagcaaggtcagtttatgtccacactAGTTTTAAAGGATACATACCTTCATatcccaattcacaaggatcatcatccatTTCTAAAGTTTGCTTTTCTAGACTAGAATTTTCAGATTTTTGCTTTACTATTTGGTCTGGCCACAGATCCCAGAATATTTTCCAAGGTCCTAGTTACCATTTTGTCTGTGATCAAAGTtcagagtattgcagtgtttccttatgtggataatatcttggttcaagttccatttttttaatttagcagagtctcacaccagcagactgatgttcctTTAACAACATGGTTGGAAAATTAGTTTTCCAAAGAGTTtgctggttcctcagacaaaggtttcTAGGGATTCAGATAGATTTAGTTTCCATGAGACTTTCCTTGACAGATATATGAAGGATGAAGTTAGTGTCCACCTCTTTCTTTTCCCTTGGTTGAtctttgcatggaggtgttaggtctTATGATTGTGGCTTCGGATGCTATTTTGTTTGCTCATTTCCACAAGatgcctctccagctttgtattctttgacaatggtgcagggattatattcagCTATCTTAAATGATTCATCTAGATTTCAGAACAAGCCAAtctctgtcagctttttacacagggggctccttttgttcatcctactttgtctgtgatcactacagatgcaagtctttcaggttggtagGTCACCTGGGCATGTTAGAGAGAGCGAGAGGTTTTTTCTCCTCGCAAGGCAAGGTTACCTTTAATGTTTTATAACTCGTGCAATTTACAGAGCCTttcagagttggcctctgttgaaaaaggAGTCTTATCTctgatttcagacagacaatgttacagcagtagcaCATGTCAGTTATCAAAGGGGAACTCACAGTCCCTTGCCACGAGGGAATTATTGCAAAGTCTTTCCTGGGCAAAAATCGGTGATcatatttctgctgttcatattcttGTAGTGGTtagctgggaagcagatttttacAGTAGTTAGGCATCTAATGGCCTCTCTGTTGAATCGCAAACTTCCCAGGTATTGTGCAAGGTCTAGAGATCATCAAGcagtgtttgtggatgctctgTTAGTTCCATGGTCATTTTGACTAACATGTTTTTTTCCAGGGTGATTTCCAGAATCAGACAAGAGGAAGCATTATTGATTCCATTGTCTCCATCTTGCACTTGCAGAGTTTGGTATGCAGATATGGTTCAGATGTCCATTTGTCCTCCTAGGCTACTTCCTCTGCGTCCAGAGCTTccatctcaaggtccatttttccacccAGATATCAAATCTCTAAGCTTTatggcgtggagattgaacgaATAGTTCTTAAGCAAAGAGagttctctgattctgttattgagactctGATAAGCCTCTGAATAGGATTTGGAGGACTATTTCTTGGTGTAcggatcatgtttttttttttctggcattcttttagaattcctaggattttgcagtttttgcTAGATTGTTTAGATAAGGGGTTATTTGCCAGTTCTTTGAAGTGTCAGATTtaacagttaagtccaaaaaaacttgacttgattcaaacagggcatgtaattttatacaaatttcccatttacttttatcaccaattttgctttgttctcttagtttaaagctaatacTAGGAAGTTCAAATGCTAATGTCTTAGTTCCCTGGAGTAAtgatttggtaggaaagtccttcaggcagttgacCCGGGTTGAATAATTTTGCCTGTTAAttcattttaattgcatttttttaaaaaaagtgttttgtcctttttgggttattttggggttgttgatttagtttttcagtgaaaaaatatgtttcttaaatcccaccctttatgttatattactcgtggacttcacagcttgggtattagttccctggAGTAAtgcattgtggactctcaccacatttatgaaagaaaacatcatttatgcttacctgataaattcattactttcatggtggtgagagtccatgagatcacaccctttgttttgtttttttctggtgcTGGTTTATTCTTGCCCacttcttttttccctgctcctatttttgttcttatttctttTCTTACCTCTTTTGCTTGGCTAAATGTTAGATTGAGGTACCAGTGGGATTGGAGGGGTTTTGTAGAGCTTTTGGAGTTTGGAAGtctttgcctcctagtggcagggaaaagtagttcccaggagtaatgtgttgtggactctcaccaccatgaaagaaattaatttatcaggtaagcataaattatgaggggggggggggtcaaaatttAAGttgtagatttctcactgaaatattACTTCCAGTAGAGCTTAATATGTGAGTAGCATCTAGAAGCTCGAAAACAGCTCAGCATAGTTCAGTAGTTAAGGGGTTTAATGgtcattaaacaatttgagattgtaGTATACAATGcttaattatgtgtattaaaacCATTTGCCATAtaatttcactatttattttgtccccttttcttgttatGTAACTGTCCAATCCccatgagtttctataaagtaataggagCTACCATGTTGAAACCTATGTTTCTCttatgtaatctcttctgctgaggataattATAGATAGATAAAGTATACAAACAATGTATGTGTAATATAGAGACTAAAACCCCTTTTAAATAGTTACTTTAACACTTTACACAACCTTTGTTTGCACACTTTATCTTTCCATAATTGTTCACAGCAGATAATATTAGAGAAGGGAAACCTTAGGTTTCATTACTTTGTAGAAATTAAtatatacaatcatacaatagtaataaggatattactataataacccctggcgctaacgtgtagcttaaattggtaatgcaaaggttctaattattgtatactataaacaataaacaataaattaccttagtacgatggaaatgataattccttacaaatatgtaaAAACTGGGTAGTTAATTAATAAACCCAAAtaaagggatgtgcttaaggacgagccagagtaatggtgcaagtaaaaaataaacaaattttattacagtcTTAATCGtgcacaaaaatacttttaaaaccaaatttaaataacactctgatcaggcgtttgacaatgtagtatcaataaaatccctaaaacctcaaaataaaattgcataaataaaataacaataaaacaacaatgagacaatcactatcacaaatgattaatttgagatagagaacaaagatcccattagaaaccaaggaagatccacgtcagctggaagttagtgatgttttaaccggagctgtaacgagatttgagatccaaatgaacagacaggaagagagccaaaatttaaggtgttcacttattacttacaccgaaaatgctctatgaagtcccagctgtctctctatagcagTCCTGGATTaggtcactgctggatggatccccgaaatgaaggaaacctcttgtcttttacaatccgtatcagcactcgcgccagatagaccaaactgtgctctgggtctctgtgcggtctcaacgctggtaattagttccagtcacctggtTTCTCTAAAATCGGGTCTTTTTTGAGTCTCCtgcttccacctctctttcctctctgtctgatgcccttctttttcttagATCTCTTTGCGGAAGTGGACTTGCAAATGAATATTGGCCTTGTCCGTTATTCTACTAGGAGAAGACAGAGATAAAGAAAGGACAAGGCCCGATGAAGCTTGTAGCTCTGTTCTTGTGTAGCACCGCTTGCTGCTGTGCTGCAGGGGCATCTGTCCCAGAATCCCAAGGAGATGGTAAGGAGAGCATTGTATTCCTttctgtggagtttgaggatactccatttacccagtggtttattggtaactttcccagcgcaggttgttcacacccctcagtacacagaaattaatatatacagtatagaaacTTAAGGGGAcgttaaaccccaattttttctttcatgattcaggtagagaatgcaattttaaacaactttctaatttacttctattatctaatttgcttcattctttagatatcctttgtttaagaaatagcaatgcacatggatgagccaatcacacaaggcatctatgtgcacccaccaatcagcagcttccgagcctatctagatatgcttttcagcaaattatatcaagagaatgaagcaaattagataatagaagtaaattagaaagttgtttaaaattgtatgttctttctaaatcatgaaagaaaaatgttgggtttaatgcccctttaaagggacagtctagtccaaaataaactttcatgattcagatagggcatgacattttaaacaactttgcaatttacttttatcaccaattttgctttgttctcttggtattcttatttgaaagctaatttcctagaccttgaaggccgctttttatatgaatgcattttgacagtttttcaccactagagggtgttagttcaggtgtgtcaaatagataacactgtggtcgcgcacatggagttacctaggagtcagcactgattggctaaaatgcaagtctgtcaaaagaactgaaataagggggcagtttacagaggcttagatacacagtaatcactgaGATAAAAAGGATATtactataactgttttggttatgcaaaactagggaatgggtaatagagggattatctatcttttaaaacaataacaattctggtatacactgtccctttaaaccttataCTTATTTCTTCAGCATTTAAACAACGTGCATGATTTAGACataacatgcaataaaaaaaaaagtttccagtctacttttattttaaaatgtgtgcACAGTATTTTAAAGGTACCagttcttactgagcatgtgcaagagttggcTGATAACTGTCTAAATGTCACATTTTGGGCAGGGGAATGAAAGgaaactcatttgaaattcagtgttTTACTATATTGTCTTTTTTATGTAATAGTTGATTATGCAATTAGacggtgtgtttgtttttgtagctacACAAAACATACATAAGTTTAGATCCACAGATGTAATAACTACGTTGACTAGGAGAATATGGAGACTCTCGTTTGGCAGTTAAATGATCAAACCAAATGATTGTATTTAGTTCAGTGGAGtaaaatagttttatttgtgtCCCACAAGCTCAAGATCCAATTCAgttttatggggaaaaaaactaacttcTACATCATTCAGATCCAGAGACCGTATTGCCTTGGCACAGCTCACTCAATATtatttgaaaatataaaaatactggtgCTCTTAGGCTGAGAATAGATAATTCCGAAATGTAATGTGCAGACCCTTTAACTAATATTTGTGTacagaaaagagagagagtgaaaacaaTCCTTTATAAATTCACCCAAAtagagacagggaattcagcacactttttatatttaaaccaaTTCTGGTTATATTTTATCTGTCGTTAGTGTACACATACTAAAAACTAtttattacacatatattgtaCTATCTAAAAAGCACATGCGTAGGAATCACTAACTAGATATCCTGTCTAGGTATTAATTCATACAGTCAGTATGCAAGTTATGGTACACAGTCCTTTTAGTAATTAGGGATTAGTATGTCCACAAAACCAGCTTCCAAAAGTACATGCAGAAAAAAACTAAGAATTTTGTTAGCAGTCCATGCATATAGCACAAGTAGTCAGCTTATGACTTATCAAGTATTGATGTAAAGCTTTAGAAAGGTAAGGAGCAGCGGGAACAGTCCCTTGATACATTTGCAACTGAAATAATATACAGAGACTTAAGCGTGTGCAGGTGGAAAGTCAGCATGAGAATACATATAGCCTTATTTCTCTGTTTGTGGATGTTTTGTCAGGAAGCATGTCTAGGATCAAGATACAGGATTTACCTTTGCACCCCTTTTGGTCCAGATAGTTGGAAAAACCCTTCCCTTCTGACCTTCGTTTTTAGGGTATGCTCTCCAAACCGATCCGTCACGGCACCCGCTGCGTCTTCCAATTTTGCAATTTTTTAATCACTTTCAAGACCCTGTCTGAGGAGCGGTGTGTGCCGGGTGACTAACTCGCAGTAAGTCTGGAGTGCAGCCTGTGCCGCGGCATTTACGCTGTGTGGTAAGAAACAGCTAACAGAGATACTGGAGCTGGGACGATGCAAAATTGCCATTCTTTGGTGGTGTCAAAATTGGAAGATGCggcggctgatttgaatagccaatagaatttcagtagctctcatcttattggctgatttgaacagccaataggatttcagtagctctcatcctgttggctgatttgaatgtcaaaaatcaaatcagccaataggaatgcaagagacaccattttgaaaaggctcccttgcattgaagaatcagtatacagcagcgaccgtatgaagaggatactctgtaccggatgtcttcaggatggagccactccgccgggatgaagatagaagacgccgcctggatggatgaagacctcgctgcctgaatgaagacttctcgccgcctgaatgtccggacttca
This genomic stretch from Bombina bombina isolate aBomBom1 chromosome 4, aBomBom1.pri, whole genome shotgun sequence harbors:
- the LOC128657301 gene encoding zinc finger protein OZF-like, which codes for MSDKTETQTSDLPDAHGGRLEENPGTGLLNVKEEDETDDMNSHQTEIHCSLPADEDNADIVKVEITEDLFVRQQLEARNEETIDNISQGHMDGTPSEGSAFEHRGEPYVCDHVKTEEDEVPINTATGDVKTEVTLNAEQTNELKALKQEISDNISTGDVKTEVTLNAEQTNDLYVKSQQEAVKQEISDNISTGEFTNCSNPSPNHGETTNTGFNLLHNHGSNMGNLCSEYGNIFTRKSNLLRLQKIHAGEKAFSCSECGKCFAWKSNLATHQKIHTGEKAFSCSECGKCFVLKSHLIRHQKIHTGEKAFACSDCGKLFALKSTLIIHQKMHTGEKAFSCSECGKCFARNSILITHKKIHAGEKAFSCSECGKCFTEKSTLIRHQTIHTGEKAFSCSDCGKCFALKSNLIRHQKNHTGEKAFLCSDCGKCFTEKSTLIRHQKIHTGEKAFSCSECRKCFTEKSTLITHQKTHTGEKAFSCSECGKCFTRKENFVLHQKLHTGERGFPCSECGKSFSQKLQLIAHQRLHMGEKEFSSHTQGKPLR